GcaaaaaatagaaaaaataAAAGGCAAATTGGTATCTGGGCTAGAACGCCAGCAAGGCAGAGACAtacttgaaaaaaaagatcaatGGTGTCGCATGCTCCAAGGAAATTCATCACAACGTATACGCATATTCGCGGGAAAGTGCCCAGACCAATGCATCAACCGAGAAATCCAGGGTAACCCAGGAAAAGGACCCTTTAAGTGGAAAGGAGGAGCAAGCAAAGAAAGCAAGCCTAAGGAAAGACAGGGAAGCAAATCTGATACAACACATGTACTCGAATGATGAAACAGCTAGAGAAATGAAATGAACAAGATGGCCACTGTCCAAATACGCGGGTGAAGAGTAGGGAGGTCGCTTTTTATTTGGGGGCATGGCAGAGCCAAAAGTCCAAAGAACCCTTGTTAGCAAGGCACGCTTAAAGAAAAAtggaaggaaaaagaagcaaCGAGGAAAAAGCAAATACCGAATCAACGTGGTGGACTTGGGGGTATGGGGTGCGCAACACACAAATTCCGTTTCAGACAAAAGCAGCTTGCTCGCTTGAAAATCCACTCAATTTaaataaaagaaagaaaatatCAACGGTGATGGGGAATTGTAGAAGGGTGCTATGGAAAGAAACACAGAAGGGACGTTGGGTAAACTTGGTTCTGTGAGCAAATGCCGATAGTGTCATTTGTGAGCAGACCGACTGGAGAGCGTCACAAATCGAGCTACACCTGGTAGCCTCCGTTGAAGTTGTTGGGCTGGTCCCAATTGCCGGATGGGGACATGGGCTGACCACGGCCGTAGCCCCCGGCATTACCTGCCTGAGCGTAGCCCTGGCCAGCCATAGCAGGCCCATTGAAATTGTTGGGTTGTTGATCCCAGCCTCGACCAGCAGGGGCAGGACCTATTCGACACGTCAATGAGTGCTGAGAGAGATAATGGATGCGGGGCTCACCTTGATTCATGGGGTTTGCGGGACCACCATATTGGGGGAAGAAACCGGCAGGGCTGTTGTTGAAGGGGACGGAGCTGCCCTGTTGAGGAGAGAAGTTGTCAAACTGGCCGGTAGGAGGACGATCCTTGCCCCACTGCGGCAGTCAGTAAACATGAGCAGGGAATCCCAGAATAGCAATAACTTACACTGCACTTCAGAGGACGGCCGTTGACGTTGTAGCCGTTCAGTTGGCAGATCGCGGAGGCCGCATTTTCATGCGAATCCATCTTCACAAATGCAAAGCCACGGTCGGCCTGGAGGCGAGTTTCAAGGACATAGCCAAAGTTCTGGAACAGTGGGACCAAGTCATTCTGGGTGGTGTAAGGGGTGAGGTTGCCTACGTAGCAAGTGGTCTGCCACTGGGGAGTCTGCTGGGCAACCATGTCGTAGCTCTGAATGCCGTGGGTTGGGAAGTGGTGGTGTCCGAAAGCAGTAGTAGGCGTCATACCCATAGCAACTAGGGCCTGCTGCTGGGAGATTGAAGGCTGGCCTTTCTGGTTGGCCCAGTTGCATCGGATAGCACGAGAGCCGAGCCATTCACCATCCATCGAGTTTAGGGCCTTGTCTGCTTCTGTGCGATCGCGGAAAGCAACGAACCCGTATCCACGGGAGCGGCCAGTCTTCATATCCCACATCACACGTGCTTCAGATACTGAACCAAAAGCAGAGAATGCTTGGGTTAGCACCTCGTCATTGACTTCATTGCTCAAATCGCCAACGAAGATATGGAAGTGGTTAGAAGTATCCTCCTTGCTGGTGCTGTTGGACTGGTATGCCCAGTTGACACGGATTTCCTGAGGTAGTTAGACACAGCTATCAAGTGCCACGAAAAACAGGAAACCTACCGATTGGTGGATTCGGCGACCATTCAGGGTTTGCATAGCCCTCTCGGCCGCACCTGGGTCATCGAACTCAACGAAACCGTAGTTATGGCCCTTGGTGGTGAATTGCCCCTGAACTCAAACAGTCAGCTACCACTTTTTCATCGAGGACAGAAACAAGGGGTAGTGATATCACAGATTATAGCACCAGAGACCGTCATCAGCAACCCAGGGGGAAGCTGATCTGCAGGGAGTGTTTGAGGAAAACTCACATTCTTGTCGGGGATGATCTTCACACTGACCACGTGGCCGGTGGTCTCAAAGATCTGCTTGAGGATGTCCTCAGTAACCCTCGGATCTAGCCCACCCACATACAGGGCTCTCTTGTTTGGTTCAGGAGCGGCTCTGCGGACATATCCACCAGCGCTTGTGGGAGACATCATAGCGACTCCGGACATGGGAGAGGTCATGGCGGTGGGAATCGGATTGGTATTCTGGGGAATTATCACCGGAGGCCGCGGGGGCGGGGGCATGTGGGACTGGTTGGCCTGGCCATTGCCCTGGGGAGCATCGTACTGTTGGGTTTGACCGACAGCGGGCTGAGGCGCGgggggaagagaagagggagtCGAGGCTTGAGCGTTTTCAGCCATTATGATTGCTTTTGAAAAGATACGGATGTATTCCAAAGACGATCAGAGGAAGCGAGTGATGAAGTTGGACGGGGTTAAATGTCAGACTGGGGGAACCCAGTGTTAGGTGATCTGTCAAATTCAGAATTTGAAACAATGCAGAGCGTTGCTGAAAGCCACAATCGCAAGTAAGACCGGGACAATATATGTGGTATAGGAGACCGCGGGGGGACCAGGATAGAGGAAGTCCAATAAGAAAGACCCCAAGATGGGGAAACAAAGAGGACCGGGTATAGACAGTGCTGGTAAAAGGGACACCGAAATCGAACCTGGGAGGagggtttgtttttttggagggcttttttgtttttttttgccgaTCACAAGCTCCGGTAGAATAGCTGAGAAGATGTTTCTATGGCCTGATAAAGCTGCGGTCGGAGATTGAAACGATACAAAGCGTGTTGGGGAGGTAGAAAGCCCAACAAAGAGAGGCTGAGAAAGCtcaaagaaaaccaaagCATGCAAGTCCCTTTACGGGGCgaagctaaaaaaaaaaacgaaagagaaaaggaaaaagggaaaagggaaacggaaaaaagagaagaggtgatagagaaaaaaagaactgGAGAACAGCAAAGTAAAGGGAGGAAGAGTTAACCGCCAggggtgggggggggaagaggaTACTTTACCCCATAGGGTTTAGCGGCTCTCTTCTGCCTTAACAATAATCCCGAGTTCTcaacttctctctcttcttcaacttAAGTTGCGTCGAGTTGGACTAAAGCGATTCATATCTCAATCCTGTCTTTCAATCATGGCCAGCTATTCAACTAGTTTTTCAAATCCTGACTCACTCACAGAGCTCTCAAGGATAATAGAGCGGACGGTAAGCGCTGGCTCTGAAACAACACTCTTGGCATAACCTCTGACAGCTTCTAGCTTGTTGATACTGGTCGTTTGTTTCGCAAATCTGGCTCCATGCCCTCGAGAGCTCACTTGCAGCGATCCTTACCTTTGTATCATGACAGTTTCCAAAATGCTCTGGATAATCTATCAGAGCAAATTGTGAGTGAATCAACAATCTCAAACCCATTTatatttgctttttttttcctattCTTTTTTCGCTTTTCGTTTCTGACCTTCTGCAGTTCATTGCAAAAGCCTTCTTGGAAAAGGATTACGAGGCTCTCAAGGCCACTAGTGCCGCTCCCCAGCCCATCAAAGATGTTGCAATGAGCGATGTGAAGCAACAGGTTGAACCTGACACTCAAACTCCCCCGATTGGGAAAGTCGAAGTGGTCACAGAGCTTGAATCCAGGCCTaaaacagaagaagatccATCTGCGAGCCAATCACTTCCGGCAGAGATCAAGCCCGACATCCAATTGGACGATGATGTAGTTGTCAAAAAAGAAGGCGACAATACTGCCCCCGATCAATCGTTCCCCGGACCCAATGAAGATCTTACTTTTGATTCAGTCCTCAATGAGACTGGTGGCACAAACGACTTTGGTCTTAGTTTAGACTTCAACGATGATGACATGGGCAATCAAGCTTTCCTATCCGGGTCAAATTTCACAGCCTCTGGCGCTACTGGTGGCGCGGACAGATTGAACACGACTCAACCTTTGGGAACTACTTCGGGTGTCCCTGCTGGGGGTGGTGCGTTTGACATGGAATTGCAGAAGACCGAGGGAGATGACGGCAATTTCCAACAGGGTAACTCCGGGGAGGATTTCATGGGGCCCGCTGAATCAAATTTCGACGATTTGTTCATGGACACTGATAATTTCGGAGAGAATGGCGGGGATTTCAATCAGCTGGAGGGGGATAGCTTGATGAATGTTAATGAGCTGGACGATAATTGGTTCAACTGAGCAAAATTCAAGGGGTTCACGCTAGCGGAATCTATCTAGTCTAGATAAGAGCAATGGCCAGTGTGGGGGGAAAAGGTATCCTAGGATCTGCATGTGTTCGCATTTGGCAATGGCGGTACTAAGCATAGATCTAATGGTACCCAAGTACATTTCCTGATTCTGTGACTGGGAGCGTAGATTATTGTATATTCGTGGTTCTTTTTTTATTCCTCAGATTCAAGGCTTGTCCTGATCTGGTAGGTGCTGTGGAACATCCTAAGAGAACAGCATTTACTAGCCGACAGCTCTGATCAAAGCCACTATTATAGTTCAACAAAGAATCCAAGTCTTTGGACCTTTAAGGATTAAGTTCCGACACGACACCAAGCCAAGTATGGATTAATGTCAAAGAAGATAGTTGAGCCACCTTTTATCCAGGCCCACAGCTCCTACGCAGCTTCCACCAAAAGCATGAACCCTTCCAGTGGTGACACCGAGCTTATTGTGCGACAGGGTCATAGCGTTAACACATTTGAATCTGAACTATGTTTCTCATCAATTCAGTAGGGGGGATAAGGTCCATTTTAGATTTATATAGTACGGAGCACTAGTAGCATCTGGCTTATAAGTCCGGTGACGTAGGTTAAGATCGGCGCAGCTCGTGGAGAAGCAAATCAGGGCAGGAAAG
The nucleotide sequence above comes from Penicillium digitatum chromosome 1, complete sequence. Encoded proteins:
- a CDS encoding Nuclear and cytoplasmic polyadenylated RNA-binding protein pub1; protein product: MAENAQASTPSSLPPAPQPAVGQTQQYDAPQGNGQANQSHMPPPPRPPVIIPQNTNPIPTAMTSPMSGVAMMSPTSAGGYVRRAAPEPNKRALYVGGLDPRVTEDILKQIFETTGHVVSVKIIPDKNGQFTTKGHNYGFVEFDDPGAAERAMQTLNGRRIHQSEIRVNWAYQSNSTSKEDTSNHFHIFVGDLSNEVNDEVLTQAFSAFGSVSEARVMWDMKTGRSRGYGFVAFRDRTEADKALNSMDGEWLGSRAIRCNWANQKGQPSISQQQALVAMGMTPTTAFGHHHFPTHGIQSYDMVAQQTPQWQTTCYVGNLTPYTTQNDLVPLFQNFGYVLETRLQADRGFAFVKMDSHENAASAICQLNGYNVNGRPLKCSWGKDRPPTGQFDNFSPQQGSSVPFNNSPAGFFPQYGGPANPMNQGPAPAGRGWDQQPNNFNGPAMAGQGYAQAGNAGGYGRGQPMSPSGNWDQPNNFNGGYQV
- a CDS encoding Titin; the protein is MASYSTSFSNPDSLTELSRIIERTLVDTGRLFRKSGSMPSRAHLQRSLPLYHDSFQNALDNLSEQIFIAKAFLEKDYEALKATSAAPQPIKDVAMSDVKQQVEPDTQTPPIGKVEVVTELESRPKTEEDPSASQSLPAEIKPDIQLDDDVVVKKEGDNTAPDQSFPGPNEDLTFDSVLNETGGTNDFGLSLDFNDDDMGNQAFLSGSNFTASGATGGADRLNTTQPLGTTSGVPAGGGAFDMELQKTEGDDGNFQQGNSGEDFMGPAESNFDDLFMDTDNFGENGGDFNQLEGDSLMNVNELDDNWFN